A segment of the Aptenodytes patagonicus chromosome 3, bAptPat1.pri.cur, whole genome shotgun sequence genome:
TTGTAAAACACCCAGATTTCCTAGGAAATGGCAGGCTCTGCATGTTTATGAGATCGGCGTTTTGAATTTTGCTCTGTTTGAGGATGCAGCCTTACAAACCCAGGGTACAAGTCGTTTGTATTTTGCCCGTCCTAATTTTGGACTGTTACCTTTCAGCGTCGGAGTTCTCGCCCGGGCGAGCCGGCAGGCTGTTGGTGGGGTGCGGGCTGTGCGGGGTGGGTGAATCAGGATTAGATCCGCGGATGCAAAAATGCAGGGGGGTGTTACATCCGTAGGTCTTAGGGGTTGAAAACGCTGTGTCGGTTGTTCCGGACGTACATACACGTGTGAGTAGATATTTACTGAAGAAGCTGGCTTGTGGTCTGAGGAAGAGAAATGCTACCGAGATCTGGTTTTTGGaggcgcggggtggggggggcaggtCTTGGGCTGGGCAGTCTGACGTGCTGGCTGACTGTTGTTTTTCCTGAACACTCATGCTGCAGAGGCCATCAACTGCTTAAATGCAGCTATCGATATCTACACCGACATGGTAAGAAGCTGCACTGGCAGCTCGTGGACCGATGTGCTTGTAAGAGACGCAGCTCGGTAAATGCTGTGTGcgctgggccgggggggggggggagcccccgTCTCACGTGCAACCTCTGCCTTCTCTAGGGGCGATTCACTATCGCTGCCAAGCACCACATCACCATTGCGGAGATCTACGAGGCCGAGCTGGTAGACATTGAAAAGGTAAGGACGCCGGGCGCTGCTGGTactgctctgcaggtgctgcggcggcggctgcaTTTCCTTCCCCGGCCAGAGCAGCGCCGAGCTCAGCGCGGCCGATAAAACCCGTCTCCCATCCGGCCCCAGGCTTCTTTATGTAGGTGCAAGTCAGCCGTAACTTGAAGTTAGCGTTAACAGGGTGAGCGATGATTTTCCCGGCACGGGTCTCTCGCGGGGCAGTCCTGACTCTCTGGCGTGCCCCTCTGCTGAGCGGCAGCAAGGCAGGGCTGGCAGAAACGGCCAGGTGAGAAACCTTCTCGACTGAAGTGGTGCTTCACATCCGAAAAGCACTTTGGAGAAGTGGTGGGGGCAGTTTTACAGCTATTTTCTGACGCACCCAAAGGAAGCTGCTGTTACTTTTAGTTCACGCTTCAGCACTGACCCTCTCTCGTTCCCATAACCGAGGTCCCTGAGCAGGAATCCTGCAGCAGCTCAACCGGCTGCAAGTCTTCTGCTCGAAGTTTGCAGAACAAAAATTTATCGTTTCTAGATATTATTTGCTAGACAATCGTTTCCTTCCTCAGCTCCACTTCACTGGATCCTGTCTGTCTCTATTAATGACTTCAGCGTTGCCTCTCCACGTGCAGCCCCACTTCAATCAAGCCCTGCTACGTCAGGGCTGTTCCGCTAAGCGATTTATTGTACGGTGGCAAACCTGGCAGGAGCTCTGTCGCGCTGTGATTATAAGTGTTTGTAGTCATTACCTCAGGAGTAGCGTCACCTGTCTTAAACCTGCACCGGAGTTCGGGGCTCTTAACGAGTTCAGGGTCACATTTCCAAGGGCAGCCTCGTGTTTTGAGTGCGCAGGGGATGCGCGGCGGCGCCTCGCTCCACCAGAAACCCCGCAGCGTGCCGCGCCGCCGCTCCCTTTGTGCGCAGAGCAGACAGGTTTTTTTGTGAATGCGGTGGCTGTACGCTGGTCTGACCAAAAAACTGTACTTTAGAAGTGGCATTCAAGCGCGATGTTTCTGTCCCCAGGCGATTGCACACTACGAGCAGGCTGCAGACTATTACAAAGGAGAGGAGTCTAACAGGCAAGTGGTCTTTGTAAAAGAGTCACGACAGGGAAGGGCTGGAGACGGGGATTTGTCCTAGAAGGCCCACGCGCTTGCGCGGCTCGCCTGCCGGCCTCTTCTAAAATGTCCTTTGGTGGGATGCCCGAGTCCTGCTTAGATTTCTGTTTAAGGTTCTCATCCCGCACGCAGGCTTGTCTGGTTTGGGGTGCCCGTTTTGGGTGCAGAGGAAGCAGGGAGGGATTGAACGGTGTCTGACAGCAGGTCTGTGCTGAGCTGAAGGTCTTCGTGCCTTTCCGTGTGTTTTAATTTtggctgttaaaaagaaaattccccTGATTTGCAGCTTTTTGGGTCCCACTTGTATATACGCTAAGTAGTACAGGTCATGCTTTGGAGGTACCAGggtatggattttatttttcttccccaggaCACAATTAACTTACTTTAATGCTGTAATTGATTGTAGCTCAGCCAACAAGTGTCTGCTGAAGGTGGCCGCCTACGCCGCGCAGCTGGAGCAGTACCAGAAGGCGATCGAAATCTACGAGCAGGTGAGGATGCGCGCTTGTCCGAcggggctggggcagcctggCTGCCAGCGCCTGCGCGGTGCTGCTGGTGTGCTGGCCGTGGCGTCCCTCGGCGGCTGAGCTCCTGTCCCTTGCGCTGGCATGGGGGCAGTTACGGCAGTCTCGGCGGTGGGGACGTGATGAGTTTTCTGCTGTAGGACCGAGTTAGCCGCAGCTAAATTTTTAAGGACCCTCCTACACGTGGGACGTTTTCAGGTCCGGTCGGGGGTGGAAGGTTTTCTTGTTTAAATGGTGCTGCAGATCGGGTGAGAGACGCGAATTAGAGAAAATCCTCAGCCGCAAAATTTCTTGAAAATGGAAAGCGGGTCAGTGTGTCGGTCTCGCAAAATTGCCGTGGCCTAGAAGCTCCTAATCGTACGTATTTCGGGGCTGATTATGCCTTTATGAGACGTGGTTTGCTCCTTTGCTTTTAAGAGTTGCTATAACTTaccaaaggctttttttccccctgaattctATTGTTTCTAGAGAAAGGCTGGGGGAAGCGGGGGGAAGGAAATCTGTAATTACGCTTTTGATCGTATTTATAAATACGTTTGGCAGAAAATTTCCCCCCAGATCTGTAAACTTGATTGCTCTGCCTTTGTACCAGGTATTTACCTGGGAATACTTGCAGCGCTGCTTTTGTGCTTCCGGAGGGTTAATATTGGAGCAGGTCCTCACCGAGTCGACTTGCCTTCCCCTTTCTGCGGGGGGACAGGACATACTGAGGTGGCGGTGCGGCGCCCCTGAGCTGGTGCAGTGGCTCCCTGGGAGGACGGGCTGCGTGGGCGCGCTCTCGCAGCTGCGTGCGGGTTTCCGACCTCGCCTGGGATTAGTTAAAAATCTGTCTGGCTTCCCGATAGCTTTTTGTACGGACGCTGGCGTTTTTTCCGTGGTCCTTATTCGCGTTATGGTGCTGCGTGTCATTTTGATCAGCTGTCCTGTTTTTAATTCAGTTCTTCAGGATGCGGTTTTCTTTCCCAGCTCTAGTAATATCTTTTTGTGCCTAGGTCGGAACAAACACGATGGATAATCCTTTGCTCAAGTATAGCGCGAAAGAGTATTTCTTCAAAGCCGCTCTGTGCCACTTCATCGTGGATGAGCTGAACGCGAAGGTCAGTGGGCTCAGAGCGGTTATCCCGAATTTTCTGCATCCCTCTTTAATCCACCTTTGCCGGCTGGGACACGTTCTTGCGTGCACAGGGATTTGCGTGGCTGTTGCACGGACTGAAGCTCGAAGTGCCGTAGCGTCAGATTGGATTTACTGTGAATACTTGCTCTTGGTTTTACTGTGAATACTTCCCCAAGCTCTCTGTGCAGTTTTAGGAGTGGAaggcaaaagctgaaaaaaaaaagcaagtagttTTGTGTGAAACGAGCGTAAGGGTTGTCTTCTCTCTTTCAGCTTGCGCTTGAGAAATACGAAGAAATGTTCCCAGCATTCACGGATTCACGGGAGTGCAAGCTATTGAAAGTGAGTAAAGCCGGGAGTAAAATAATAGTCAGGCTTGAAAATGCATACCGCCCTTTACTTTGTGCTTCTTCACCTTGCCATGGATCTGGTCGTTTATTCGAACCTTTTAGAGGACATCAGACTCACTTTGCATTGGGTTTGTACCAGACTTGTGGAAGTAGCTGCAGCAGAAAGATGATTATTCTagctaacttaaaaaaaaccccgaaaacaACCCAACAGACTATTTCTGCGTTCGTGGCGGGTGGTTTGAATGGGTTGCGAAGGTGCCGCTGCTGGACACGCGGGTGCCCGGCAGTGCGGGTGCAGAGGTCCCCCCTCTCCTGGGGACGAGAGGCCCGTGCACCGGCCCTGCGGGAACACGCAGTAACGGagtattttctgatattttctgatCCTTAACGGTGTTCTCCTAGAAACTGCTGGAAGCCCACGAGGAGCAGAACTGCGAGGCATACACCGAAGCAGTAAGTAGTCACGAATTTGCTAAGGTGCGCTCGTGGGTGGCGGGTTGTTCCTTTTTTACCTTTCTGGGGTGCGCGCGCGCTGTTAAACGTTGGGTAACCGGTTGCCCGAGCTCCGAGTGCTGCGACCGAGTCCCGTGGGGCAGAACACGGGGCGCTTCGCTGCTTAACCATCCTGCCACGAAACAACCCGCAGGAGAGATGGACTTTAGCAGCCCGTGCTCTAGCAAGTCCCGAacttaatactttaaaattactAGTCTATCATTGAGAGTTAAGTAAAGATCCTGCCTGGTTTTGCTCCAGCCCCTTTCGGTGTTTGACAGCGGCTTAAAGTGCTCTGTGTGTTTtttggatagatagatagataccttttattttattttactttatttttttctctgggaAGACTAGAAGTTTCAAAAGACCATACCAGAagagctgcagagagctgctttCGCAGCAGCCTCGTTTGCTTTCTAACATCTTAGTTTAAAccggtgtttgttttttcttcctaataggTTAAAGAATTCGATTCAATATCGCGGTTGGATCAGTGGCTTACAACCATGTTGCTTCGCATCAAAAAGTCAATCCAAGGAGAAGGGGATGGGGACCTGAAGTGAATCGTTCGTGGTGTTTGTGGCATGCAGCCTAAGTAATCTGTTCTTGTGTTACAGCCAAGGACCACTGTGGGATACGTGGTGAAATATCTAGCTTTATTTTGTTGCTTACGAATCCAATGACTTGTGTGTTTCTTTACTATCCCGCTCTTTGTCGTGACAACGTGGGTAGATGAGAAGCGATGCTCTGGGTATCACTGGCAGATCGTTCTGAGGcgaaagcagcagcacttctggcAGAAACCCTTTCTTGGTTTTGTTAGCTGTGAACCCAAAGTGGGCACTTCCAACTACTATTTTTTCCCCGCTGTTCTGTCCTAAGGCTCAGTACCGTTGATTCCAGCATGTAGGTATTTTGTCCACGCCAGTACAGTACGAATAACTGCTTCTGAGCTGTCGCTGTATCGTTACCGTTTTCTGTTTCTACATGGACCTCTGTCAGATACACGTGGAccttggttttggggttttttttttttgttgtttttaaatgattgagCTTTTTTAATGGTGCTTTGAAATGAAAGGCTTTGTGACTCTCATATAcagtatgcatgtgtgtgtatacatcCCTATACAGATACATGTGTGCACATATAAGTACGGAACACACAACGACCTAGTGCTGAAAGCATTACACGCTAGGGGACGGGACTGCTTAGATGGGTGCCAGCCCTCCGGACAGTCGTCGCGAGTAGACCTGGTTAATggtgtattttgtatttcagatctaaatataaaatgtaaGGTTCTT
Coding sequences within it:
- the NAPB gene encoding beta-soluble NSF attachment protein produces the protein MDSTGKEREAVQLMAEAEKRVKGSHSFLRGLFGGNTRVEEACEMYTRAANMFKIAKNWSAAGNAFCQAAKLHMQLQSKHDSATSFVDAGNAYKKADPQEAINCLNAAIDIYTDMGRFTIAAKHHITIAEIYEAELVDIEKAIAHYEQAADYYKGEESNSSANKCLLKVAAYAAQLEQYQKAIEIYEQVGTNTMDNPLLKYSAKEYFFKAALCHFIVDELNAKLALEKYEEMFPAFTDSRECKLLKKLLEAHEEQNCEAYTEAVKEFDSISRLDQWLTTMLLRIKKSIQGEGDGDLK